In the genome of Arabidopsis thaliana chromosome 4, partial sequence, the window GATAATCCGAGGCACTGAGATTGATGAACCAATCCCATTCTTTACTCTGCTTCAAGAGAATAGCGCAAGCGTGGAGCGTGTTAGCCACCATTGTGGGTCCTCGATACGTAACAAGGTTAGCCTTTGTGATCATGTGAACATTTCCAACATCGCTAAAAACAGGATCTTGGCTCACACGTTTAGCCAGCTCAAGCCTCTCTTCAGCAGGAGACTCGAGATCAAGATGAACAACGTACTGATTCCTAGGATGGTATAATGTTCGTAACACTCTCCACAGACTCTCTAAGTCACCTCTTGACCCTGAAACTAGATAACCAAAGCGAGGAAGACTAGGCTGTACTGGAGGAGGATGCGAGGACTGATTGATCTTTGACTCTGCAAATTCGACTCGTGTCTCGTTGGTGGTCGATAGATTGTAGGAGAAGATGAGTGAGTTAATAGAACGGACAGAAGAGAGGAGACCCATGTTGAAGGATGCAGCTATAAGGAATATGAACATGAGAGAAGCCATTGCTAGAGGGAATATCCATCTCTTCTCTGAGTTTGAGGACGCCATTAAAGAGCCTTCTCATATGTGATCGATCTCAAAAACCAATGTTATGTCAACGAAAGAAGCCAACACTTTGATATTGTCGACGcatcagagaagaaagatcttCACAAATCGAGGTAGCGCCTAACCTACGCCACAGTTGACACACAATCAGAAATCTATACATGTATTGATGAATATTGAATTCAAACAACGATCAAACACAGTTTCTGATCCTTGATTCCGATCATGCaaagagtaaaataaaaaattgatacaAGTCGAAaaattgaagaggaagaaaaacagaggatttgaTGAATCGTCGTGATCACAAAGTATGAGTATGAGCCGATcttgtaataataaaaaagatcgaaaagaaaaatctagagCTGTCTAAGGATAATGAAACCTACTTTACATGTTCCTATTcgtaagaaatcaaataacGTAAAAAAAATACCTGGTTCTTAAAATTTCATGGAGATGACGTGAGAATGTTTAAAGATCCGGGCAGTTCTTAACACAATCCACGAGGTTGTCTTTGTCTGAAACGAagatttgtttaattaaaGTGTCGGATTAcgtacctttttttttttttctttcttttctatagAAACTAgataatgaaagaaagaaagaaatctgaGAGTTATGGTACTAGCCACTGGGCTTCGGTTTTTCCACAGAGATGTTTTCGTTTTAACTCACTTCCCAGAAAGAAACGGTGCCTTCTCCTTTGACTTTTTATCTGAGTcctttgatttttgatttgttgtgagGTACTGGCGTATTAAATTGCATTAATTTCAATATACAGGCTAAAAAAACATAGGAGTACTTCTTATTCATTATTGGAGGATGTTACTACTGTATACTGGTGTGGACAAAACGTGTGATATGGACCGACGACGTTGATGATTGCATTTcgaataaaatgaaaatggaggAAAGTGGCCTAGTAATGCGGAAAATGCCAAACATCGTATGATCGAGGCATAATGAAACccataataatgtttttaagaGGTGGCATTATGATGATTTAGCTTAATGGTTATGTGTCCTCATTTCAATCTTTGGGTTATActtaatttgtattattagttaatatatgtaaatatgtttTCCTTAATGGTATTGGATTTATTATTAATGGTATGAATATGTAAAGAAGTATTTAgtggaaaatatatttttctatatccCATTCACCTAAATTCCATTAATTGTCAAACATTTAGAGCTATTAgctatagtatttttatttgatatcaacaactctatttttatttgattactacacttttctttttaatgttaagatttataccaaatattttaaaatgattacaaaagtaaaatcttCTAGTAAATTGAAACTAcgtaaataaaaatgtttattacTTTAGTTacttaaatatacaatttcccccttttttttaattattttttgctaaaccctaaaaatcttTTAACGGCGTTTATCGTTCTTCCACTCTCTCCGCCGCGTTCTCTGTCTCTCAAACCCTCAGGGTAACGATTCTTCTTATTAGACCAACTGTTGCTTCTTTCGCATCGTAGCTCTGAGATTGACCCATTGATTTCTCAACTCTTTCTCAGTAATCAGATTCGATTTTGTTTAGTCTCAGCTCAGAACAATGGCAGCTAAACCTGGAGCCGCAACTCCAACGTATTCACCTAAAATCGTCGGAAGAAGTCGGCTTCCTATATTCAAAGATTCCGACCTCGATTGGTCTCGTCCTGATGGCCGTGGCTTCCACCAATGCCGACCCGCATGTAAAAACACCTTTGATTCCTCTAAATTCTTAATCGTTAGGGTTCTTCATTGTGAAATTACGGTTGGATTCATATGACTCCAGTTATTTGTGAGACTAAACtagatttgaattttgtttcttttgtgaaaaatgCTTCTTTCAGTACTTCAAACTGGTGCTGTGAGTTCTGCTTCTGGTTCTGCTTATGCTGAGTTTGGGAACACTAAAGTTATTGTTTCAGTGTGAGTATTATTAGATTAGAAAACTTGTATATTCAGGATTTGCATTAACTTTTCTGTCAGCTAAATTCGCTTTTGTGTGTTcaaaaattttagatttgggCCAAGGGAGAGTAAGAAAGCAATGGTTTATAGTGATGTAGGTAGATTGAATTGTAATGTTAGCTATACAAATTTTGCTTCCCCTACTCTTGGCCAGGTAATCTCCAAATTTCGCAACATTTGGTGTTAACTTGTTTCATCAAATTTAGTAATACATTGTGGTATTTTAGGGAACTGATCACAAAGAATATTCATCAATGCTTCACAAAGCATTGGAAGGTGTAATAATGATGGAGACGTTTCCAAAAACAACCGTTGATGTTTTTGCATTGGTTCTTGAATCTGGAGGAAGTAAGTCTTAACAATAACTCGACTgctatcaaaattattttaccaGAATGTGATTGCTTATTGGTTCGCTTGGACATTCGTGGAGTTGATTATGGAAGCAACTTATTGGATTGTTGTTTGgcattttctgattttctccAATGGTATTGTATTGCAGGTGACCTCTCTGTTTTGATATCATGTGCTAGTCTTGCTTTAGCTGATGCCGGAATTATGATGTATGACCTTATCACAGCTGTTTCAGTGGTATGTGTATGTTACAATAGTTGCATTGATTCCTCTGCGTTATCTCTTATGTTTATTAGCAttaagtgaagaagaaagtaacaCATACATTGACATATACAAGTGCACCATAGTCTGAGACATGTAAAACGTATAGATATCTgttaattctttattttgataCACTGAAATTATGCCTGCAATTTTCGAAGTCTTGCATAGGCAAAAGCCTTATGATAGACCCGGTTACAGAGGAGGAAGGATGTGAAGATGGCAGCTTTATGATGACGTGCATGCCATCTCGTTATGAAATCACTCAGCTAACCATCACTGGTGAATGGACAACACCTAATATCAACGAGGTATGCCTTTCAATAATATCTCTTGTCCTTAATTTGCCGATGACGGTTAGAGACAAAAGgtctttcttttcttagtGTTGAATATTGATGTTATTCAACTGCTTTGTTTGTCTAAATCACATGGATATTGGTTAATTAGActgttcttcattttctttttaagctGTTCATACCATAGGGTCTATGTTGTTAACATATAATTGTGACATAGGAGCTGTGCAGACATGTTACCAAACATTTGTATTTCAAATATTGCAGGCAATGCAGCTTTGCTTGGATGCTAGTTCAAAACTTGGAGAGATCATGCGTGATTGTCTGAAACAGTCTGCCTCAGCTTCCGATGAATGAGCATAAATAACTATGATTTTGGATTGTAGCTCAGACTTGGTATGAAACCGGTTTTAGCTGTTATAGGTAAACGGATTTAGTCTAAACCTGTGTGTAGTTTAAACCGATGTATGTTTTCACATAAGATTTGATGGAACTAGATCTTTAGCTATGAAATGGATCCCAATTGCGAGTGGTATCAAAGACATACAGAATTTAAAGTAGGGAATTTCAACAAATCAATCACATTGTTCtttacaatttcaaaaaacttgTGGATGATATTAATATcagattttctaaatttatacGAAAATGGAATGATATTAAGAATAGTATacagaaaaatgaagaaaagagtaaCTGATTTTTGcatcttaaaaaagaaaaagtcttcTCTGGTTCACACATCACACAAGTTGGGGGCGGTGATGAAGGAGGGTGTTTAGGTAATATCAGCTAACGTCGGAACTTCAACTGATCATGTAGTACGTACgatacgaagaagaagaatctaatCCGCATGACATGTGATTATTTTGgtcagagagagaagagaagacgtGTGTCGCAGCAAAGTGGACAGTTGTGCCCTTATAGCCAAAGAAGACTTCACACGTTTTCAACACCACCTAACAACTGTTTCTTTCTATCTCCCACCTCTTCCccatttttgtctttttatttcttcttctagtttCTCCcaattttctctttgatttttttttgttttttcttgtcttcttgttAAGATTGATACATGAACTAATAGAGTAACTAGTAAATTCTAAGACCTTTCAGCATTCTTGAAATGACAATTACAAACACACGATAATTTGCGGGAACATGAATGATAGAAgacattagaaaaaaaaaactccaatgtataaaaagtttatgaaaaatataataacattttttacgAATTATTCAGTTTtctgtaaatttttatttatttcgtAAATGCTTGTATCTAACATTTCAGCTAGATTGTTCTACTGATTAATTTCTATCTAACATTTTATGAACTTTATCATTTCAGTAACCGCAATGCCCGTGACCACTCTGCATATAAAAGTGTATGTCTTCTTCACATTCAATCACACGTACTTTCAAAATTCtactaaaaattaaatgttttttttttatataactaatcAAAGATATCTAAAGTTTTTGAGTCAAAGTTATGCGTTActcaaatagaaaaaaacatttagaaaCCTAAAATAATATCTGCTCCTCCTAAAACATTTAATAACATTCAAAAACaagtcaataaaaaaaaaaaaatttacgaATAAAGCCCTTAATTAGTCAAAAATGAACGAACAAAACAAAGGTAGGAGAAAGTATGAATGGCCCAATCGGGGAGATTGCAGTAGATTCATACAAATCtgtaaatacaattttacCGGGTTTGGTAAAAATCACAATAgatcattttttattaataagaaagagaaaaagaatgcAAATTCGTGGGGTTTCCAAGAAATGCAAGTGATATATTTAGAGATTGAGATCTGACCCCATTTTTTGcttaacacacaaaaaatccTTGGGCAGAGGAAAAAGTTTATAGCGACTCTTTTCCTCTAAAAGGGTCtgtctcttccttcttctctcttcagaTCTCCATTTCACGGTATCCTTCTCTCTTCCCCTTGTCTCTATTGACTTttatttgctttgatttttatcGATCGTCTCTGATCTTTTGCTAATTTAACTTGTTTCcgtttgttttgaatttactCTCTCCTGATCTTTGGCATGTATTTTGAATCTGCTGttcttagttttttatttgatcttgTTCTCGTCTGTCTTAATATTGAATAATTGACTAGTTTTATTTACAGATCTTTGCATTATAGATCCCTTCAAGTGCGATTTTAATCGTAGATTAGTTTTGGATCCGTTATATTGGACTGATgtttttgatgtattttttgGTATTAGGATCAATCCTGTGTTTGAAACAATGGGTGTTGAAGTTGTAAACTCTGGTGGATTTGAGGTTGCTCCGGCTCCTTTCGAGGGGAAACCTGAGAAGAACGGGAAGCTGGACCAAGGAAAAGGAGATGATGCCCCCATCAATTTTGGTTCAGTCGGTGAGCTACCAAAGAATGCCGAAGAGAATAATAACAAAGTGGTCAACTCTGATGCACCCAAAAATGCAGCAGAAGAGTGGCCTGTGGCTAAGCAGATCCACTCTTTCTACCTTGTTAAATACCGTTCTTACGCTGACCCCAAAATTAAAGCTAAGCTTGATCTAGCTGATAAAGAGCTTGAAAAGTTGAACAAAGCTCGGACTGGAGTTTTGGACAAGTTGAGAGCTAAGAGggtatgttttttttgctacCTTCTTGTGTCGGATTTAGGAGTTTCgttatttcttttatagtGGTGCTGATAATGCGGTTTTGGTAATGCCTAGGCCGAGAGATCAGAGTTATTTGATCTGCTGGACCCGTTGAAGTCAGAGCGTAAGGGATTCAACACAATGtttgatgagaaaagaaaggaaatggAACCATTGCAGCAAGCACTGGGAAAGTTAAGGAGCAATGATGGTGGGAGTGCTCGTGGCCCTGCTATCTGTTCCTCCGAGGAAGAGCTGAATAGTATGGTAATTATATgagacctttttttttgttttcgataGCTTTGGTTAGCCTTTTCGGTATTCTCATTTGCCTGAGTTTGTGGAAAATGAAGATATACAGCTATCAGTATCGGATTCAACATGAAAGCATTCCGTTAACCGAGGAGAAGCAGATTCTCAAAGAGATCAGGCTGCTTGAAGGGACAAGAGATAAGGTCATTGCTAATGCCGCTATGAGAGCCAAAATCAAAGAATCTATGGGTCAGAAGGATGATATCCAAGGTCAAGTTAAGGTAAGAGAGTTGTGGCCGGATTCTTGCTGTTATATAGTCTGTAGAAGTTGGTTTCATATGTGATGCTTTTTGCAGTTAATGGGTGCTGGTTTGGATGGAGTGAAAAAGGAGAGGCAAGCAATTTCAGCAAGGATTAATGAGCTGAGTGAGAAGTTGAAAGCTACCAAAGATGAGATTACGGTACTGGAAAATGAGCTCAAGACTGTGAGcgaaaagagagacaaagccTATTCAAACATTCATGACCTCAGGAGGCAACGCGATGAGACGGTACAAACACTTACTTTTGAGCATTTTCTTCTGATGAAGAAGGATTCGTTTGTGTCAATTAgtaatctttgatttttgtattcttttctCATACAGAATTCCGAGTATTACCAAAACCGTACTGTGTTGAACAAAGCTAGAGACTTGGCTGCACAAAAGAACATAAGCGAGCTTGAGGCGCTAGCCAATGCTGAGGTTGAGAAATTTATATCCCTTTGGTGCAGTAAGAAGAATTTCAGAGAAGATTATGAGAAGAGAATCTTGCAATCACTTGATTCTAGGCAGCTGAGCCGAGATGGACGGATGAGGAACCCCGATGAGAAGCCTCTGATTGCTCCAGAGGCAGCACCATCAAAGGCAACGCCTTCTGAAACCGAGGTTGTCCCTAAAGCTAAGGCAAAGCCGCAGCCAAAGGAGGAACCAGTTTCTGCACCTAAACCAGATGCTACTGTTGCTCAGAATACTGAGAAAGCTAAAGATGCAGTAAAAGTAAAGAAtgttgctgatgatgatgatgatgaagtatATGGTCTTGGAAAGCCGCAGAAGGAAGAAAAGCCGGTTGATGCAGCTACGGCGAAGGAAATGAGAAAGCAAGAGGAGATTGCTAAAGCCAAGCAAGCCAtggaaaggaagaagaagctggcAGAGAAAGCTGCTGCTAAAGCTGCTATAAGAGCTCAAAAGGAAgctgagaagaaagaaaagaaggaaattaccttttcttttttgttgtacCTCAATGCTCTTTGCATTCTTCTCTCTCCATTCTAACAGTTCTCGccatctttttttgtgtgttgcaGGAGCAAGAGAAGAAGGCCAAGAAGAAAACCGGAGGCAACACAGAAACCGAGACTGAGGAAGTTCCAGAAGCTTCTGAGGAGGAGATTGAAGCTCCGGTGCAGGAGGAGAAACCGCAGAAGGAAAAAGTCTTCAAGGAGAAACCAATAAGGAACAGGACCCGCGGTAGGGGACCAGAAACGATCCCAAGAGCGATCCTTAAGCGTAAGAAGTCGACTAATTACTGGGTTTATGCTGCTCCAGCGGCTCTGGTGGTACTGTTGCTTCTTGTCTTGGGTTACTACTACGTTCTCTAGATCGAACGGAGTGATCAAGCGAAGCTGTCTTGTTGTAGTTTGGAATACTTTAAAACTGGGATTTTTGCCTTCTTGACTCTTAAAAAACTCATAAGCTTATGCATCTTTTACATACGAGTAGagactcttttcttttaagtaCTTTTTACAATCTTCTCTTCTGTTGTTGAGGCTTTAACTTTGAAGGAAGAAAACagtttttgttacattttatAGTTTTCCATAATGTACTGCTTgagatttgatatttcttttcGTCTCTTTGCAAGGTCGTTGGGTCAAAAAATTTCCATGATAATAGAAAccattttatacataattatCAGAGACTAAAGTAGTGACATTTCTACATGATGAACTCTTTTACAACAGAAGATTAACATTCAGCTTTTAGACcctcttcctctgttctctctccaagctttttgcttcttattcCACCTTTCTTTAGCAATCTTGTCTGACTTCCACCGTTGGTTCCGAAATCGTTCTCTCCCTTTTAGCCAGTCGGAGTAGTCCTTACCGGGATCACACGCTATGAAATCTGCCAACTCGTCCACATCGGTTTTTGTCACGTTACCTTTTCCTGCCATACACCACAGAAATCTCTCCCCATTGCAGGTTTCCTCTTCAACACCAACTCCTGAATCTGAACCATTCTCTGGACCTTTAGCTTCAGACACCTTCCTGCACAACCATGGAGTAATATGTAGTTGTTGGTTAAAGCTCTCATGGATGCATTATGAAagcgaagaagagaaaaaatatgaCTTTTGCTGGTCTATACATACCCCAAGTACAAAGTTCGGTTTTTGTGAAACTTCAAAGCAACTGCCCCGCTCTGTTTCCTATCTACTGCTGTCTGTACcatataattatattgatCCATTTAGAAAAGCGCAGAATTTAGACTTTGTGCAAAAGAGTTTTTAGTTGTTACCTTGTCAGCTTTACCAGAAGCAGCCAAGTTTTTGGAACCACTGGATAGTATAGACGATGACGTGTTTTCTGAGTGACCAACTGAATCCCCAAGTGCTTCCAAGTCACCCCCTTCTAGGATGAATAAATACATAGATATCACCATTCCAAAAATGGAGTCCTTCACTAGAAAGTCAAGCTTGAGTGCAAAGCTTACAGACAGTAAGCCTGAAAAATGCATAAGCATCCACTTAGATCTGTGAGGGTAAGATTCCATTCTATCGCGCAGGAAACTTTGACAGGGCATATGAATATTGAACTGTTCAAAACGTTGAACAACATCCATCATGGCTTTGTATTCCTTGCAAGCTCGAACATCACCTCCAGCTTCATGCCAGTTCCAATTCCTGAGAACCCGGATGGCTTGCAACATCGAACAAGTCATGAACTTAAGTGTGGATGCAAGCAGATATAGATCTTCCATACTAGATGTGTTGTATTTTTCCAACACAGAGTCCATAACATCATCAGAACTAGCTCTAAGTATCACGCAACCAAGAATTGATAAGGTCTGAGACAACATACTTTCAGAGCAGGAGCTATCAAATACACATAAGCTTTCCTTTGCGTATGCAACAGAATACGCTACCAGCtcattgttttctctcttcgCATTATCACTTTGATATGAATCCCATGAATCCTTTAGCTGCTGTGTAACATCATTAACTTTCGCCAGTGTTGAGGGCAAAAGACGATGTTCAAAAGCCACCCGAGACTTACTCGTCAAAAAGCCAAACTTCCCAGACAGGCCATTCTCACTCTTAGACATGTGTCTCTTATACAAAACAACAGACTTTTCAAATGCATCAATATAGTGATCAATAAGCTGAAGGTCTAATCCCTTAAAACATGGATGTGAACAAATACCAATGGCGTCAGACACCAATAAAACCACATAGGCATGGATCATTTTTGGTGCAGAGAACATAACCGGGTTTAGCAGCAAGGACACAGCAGCACTCAAGCTTATCTGGGGAGTTCTAAATGCATTACCTTTCTTCCAATATAATCTCTCAACACACATTTGATTCGTTTTCTCATCAGAAGTTGCGATAATAAAATGAGCAGAAACGATTTGCACCACACCGGCCCTATCATGCTTACTAAACAGTCTACATGAGGAGAATGCAGAATCAACTACGAAAAGAAGGTCGCTGATTGACTTATTCACCAAAATCTCATCCATAAAAACCTgtacatataaataatcaaaaaccCAGTGAGCATGCTTTCTTCAACTTAAAAGCCCTTGCCAAAGGTATAGTCAAAAAGCCACAAGTTCATCAGAAATCCAAGATAAAAATGAGCCACAAATTAGTTAACTTTTACCTCAATCCCTGTACAAAGAAACGTATGACGGGGATCTAAAGAACCGTCATGCGTGAATACAAAAGAACAATCTCCATTTCTTGCACGAATCAATCTACCGAGGATCGAGAGAAGAGTTTTGGCCTTCTCCAGAACAAGCTCTTGTTTGGCCACAAGTAAAGACATGATCTTCATACAACATTTTAAGAACAGCGAAGCTAATTCAATACTATCTTCTGTACTTTCAAATGTAGGACAAGTTTCAGCCTTTTGTTTGAATAAAGTAGCGAACAGGCTTTCGAGACTCCTATCAAGCTCTGTGAACAACACATCAGAGAGGAAACAGACATCATCGAAATTGATCAAGTCCACTTTCTCTCCACGGAACTTGATATTCCAATGATGTGAAGCAATGTCACAATTCTCCCAATTTGTTGGTTGGGTTAATGATAAAGGACCCAGAAGGCACAATAAACGTTTCAAAATTGGCTTCTGAGAAACCTGGAAATTCAAAAGGACTGTTGATTATTTCCAAAAACCCACAAATCCTAAATTACTTCACACCCttaaaaatcataactttTGAGCACGATACTAATCCTCGACAAAATTTAGGAAACTAATCAGAATCTAAGCATTGCCCAGTACGGCTAATTGAACAGAAACCAAGATGCAGAAACATTGTACtcgaaattgagaaaattgtACCTGAGAGGACGTAATTGCTGAAGCAAGGGATCGGAATAAGTTGACGGGATCTGAGACCTTCGAAGCTGGGCGTTTCTTACTCTTCCGCTTGGCCGTCATCGCCGTAaggaaagaggagaaaatgCTTGTTTCGGTGAGGTTCTCGATTTGAGTGACTTTTGGTGTGTGGCGGGAAAGCACAAAGCACGCGTCGTTTTTGTGTATTCAAAACGACACGCAGTTATTAAGAAAGAAGgctatgtttgtttgtttggtcaCAAAGACTAAGTCGCTCCTGACCAGGTTACAGTTAAGTTGACTCTTGAGTTCCCGACTTTGGATTGAACAGGAGTGATAGTGAACTCAATCTTGTTTTGGGCTCTTCAAATTGGGCTTGagcatcaaaattttgacaagCTTACAAATATGGACTGGACAATCGCGTAATATGACTTTTGATCTTTGTGCGTcatgatttcttatttttttgttttgcctggttgaaaatattttgagaGGAACTTGGTGCTTGGTGGGTCTTGATAGAGACACTATGTATTGTCAGTTGTCACTGTTTCTGTGTCCAATTTCAACACTTGGACGATTCGTAGCATACGCCACGTTTCACCGTCGAGGGGCCTATACTAGCTAGCGATGATTCAATGGCTACTTGTCACGTGTACCTCTCCATAGCCTTGCAACATAGCTATCGTCTTTAATATCTTTGGTCTCATTCAAAATAACACTACTTTGGTTCTGTtcttaacatgttttttttcttcctaatACAATCTTTCAGCCTcagttaatttatttatacgaaccaaacaaaattaacatcCCGAAAATGGGGAGGATTACCACGAACACaattgtgaaaaaaaacaaaaaaaaacacgaacACAAATGATTTTAGCTTCTTTCTTGCGTTCAGTTGAACACTTTTCTTCATAGTGATCGATTGGTAAATTCAAGTCAATACGTTTCAAAACGCTCCATATATTGGATGCAGTGAATGCAAAACTATTGTAGGTCCATAGGTTTCTACTGCcgacagagagaagaaataagcaaaaattcaatttggtAAAGTGAAATTAAACCGTGGACTGtggacaagaaaaaaaggaagaaaattctGCAAGACATGTCGTAACCACGTATCTTGTTAGatcataaaatacaaataaagtggaaaaaaaagaactttcTTGCATGAGTGACATTGACATAAAGAAAAGCATCAAAAAAATACGTGGAGCTTTTAGTAGGTAAATGAATTAATTGAAAAGTAACTTTCTTGCATTAGCCAAATGTGATTGTAAAAGCATTgaactatatatgtaaatgcAAGCTTCGTACGACCCAACTTTGTATCAATCCATTATCCATGCAACTCTAAATTATTGAACGAACTAAACAGCATTAAACTTTACTACTACTTTGTTGGTTAGGTCCTAGTATTACAAACTCTCTACTTCAAAATATTCTTGGAGAACAGATTAAACGACCTCATTGCGTTTGAGTTTGAGATGCGACATTGAGTTTCAACACTAACCTTATGCATTCACATGTAAatgtaattaatatataagtatGATGTATCACATAATGTTGGTATAAGTGGAGTTATCATGTTTAGAACTGTCtattatttataacaaaacaatccAACTATACTGAATAATACAGAATCAAACTGGgatccaaaaacaatttaaaacaaagttgGAAACTCAACCGAAACAAGAACAAATCGAATCCGACATGAAACAAGTCTCACAAGTGTTCTTAAGCTGACAGAAAGATGGTCAAAACCAAACTTAAAACCGTAGTAATCGACATAACGGTCATACCATTCGCCGACGATTTTTTCTGCCCTGGAGCTCCAGCCGGCGTAGAGATATCACCAGCGGCTGATGGACCATCTCCTGAAGGACCCATCGCCGAGCCTGACGGAGAATCTgacggtgaagaagaagtagagcCTCCCGGAGCCAACGATGGAGAAACGGTGGGTGAGTTTGAAACAGGGGATGAAGATTTAGGTGCCATTGATCCAGGTGGTGAAGTCATCGGAGCAGAAGACGGAGGAATAGTTGAAGATGATTTAGGTGCCATTGGTGCCGGCGGTGAAGTCATCGGAGCAGAGGATGGGGAAACAGGGGACGTGGATTTAGGTGGTGCCGGTGGTGAAGTCGTCGGAGAAACAGGGGAGCCGGATTTAGGCGCCATTGATCCTGGAGGAGAAGTCGCCGGAGAGACAGCTGATGAAGATTTAGGCGAGTGAGCTCCTCCAGGCGGAGTAGTCGATCCCGGAGGAGAAGTCGTCGGAGAAACAGGGGAGGAAGATTTAGGCGAGTGGGCTCCTCCCGGCGGAGTCATTGATCCCGGCGTAGAGCTTCCCGGTGCAGCGGCGTGAGGAGACTGAGCCGTTGATGGAATCCTAGCAGATATGACAACGAC includes:
- a CDS encoding 2-isopropylmalate synthase (unknown protein; Has 25 Blast hits to 23 proteins in 8 species: Archae - 0; Bacteria - 0; Metazoa - 0; Fungi - 0; Plants - 25; Viruses - 0; Other Eukaryotes - 0 (source: NCBI BLink).), which produces MTAKRKSKKRPASKVSDPVNLFRSLASAITSSQVSQKPILKRLLCLLGPLSLTQPTNWENCDIASHHWNIKFRGEKVDLINFDDVCFLSDVLFTELDRSLESLFATLFKQKAETCPTFESTEDSIELASLFLKCCMKIMSLLVAKQELVLEKAKTLLSILGRLIRARNGDCSFVFTHDGSLDPRHTFLCTGIEVFMDEILVNKSISDLLFVVDSAFSSCRLFSKHDRAGVVQIVSAHFIIATSDEKTNQMCVERLYWKKGNAFRTPQISLSAAVSLLLNPVMFSAPKMIHAYVVLLVSDAIGICSHPCFKGLDLQLIDHYIDAFEKSVVLYKRHMSKSENGLSGKFGFLTSKSRVAFEHRLLPSTLAKVNDVTQQLKDSWDSYQSDNAKRENNELVAYSVAYAKESLCVFDSSCSESMLSQTLSILGCVILRASSDDVMDSVLEKYNTSSMEDLYLLASTLKFMTCSMLQAIRVLRNWNWHEAGGDVRACKEYKAMMDVVQRFEQFNIHMPCQSFLRDRMESYPHRSKWMLMHFSGLLSVSFALKLDFLVKDSIFGMVISMYLFILEGGDLEALGDSVGHSENTSSSILSSGSKNLAASGKADKTAVDRKQSGAVALKFHKNRTLYLGKVSEAKGPENGSDSGVGVEEETCNGERFLWCMAGKGNVTKTDVDELADFIACDPGKDYSDWLKGRERFRNQRWKSDKIAKERWNKKQKAWRENRGRGSKS
- a CDS encoding 2-isopropylmalate synthase (unknown protein; FUNCTIONS IN: molecular_function unknown; INVOLVED IN: biological_process unknown; EXPRESSED IN: 22 plant structures; EXPRESSED DURING: 12 growth stages; Has 30201 Blast hits to 17322 proteins in 780 species: Archae - 12; Bacteria - 1396; Metazoa - 17338; Fungi - 3422; Plants - 5037; Viruses - 0; Other Eukaryotes - 2996 (source: NCBI BLink).) codes for the protein MTAKRKSKKRPASKVSDPVNLFRSLASAITSSQVSQKPILKRLLCLLGPLSLTQPTNWENCDIASHHWNIKFRGEKVDLINFDDVCFLSDVLFTELDRSLESLFATLFKQKAETCPTFESTEDSIELASLFLKCCMKIMSLLVAKQELVLEKAKTLLSILGRLIRARNGDCSFVFTHDGSLDPRHTFLCTGIEVFMDEILVNKSISDLLFVVDSAFSSCRLFSKHDRAGVVQIVSAHFIIATSDEKTNQMCVERLYWKKGNAFRTPQISLSAAVSLLLNPVMFSAPKMIHAYVVLLVSDAIGICSHPCFKGLDLQLIDHYIDAFEKSVVLYKRHMSKSENGLSGKFGFLTSKSRVAFEHRLLPSTLAKVNDVTQQLKDSWDSYQSDNAKRENNELVAYSVAYAKESLCVFDSSCSESMLSQTLSILGCVILRASSDDVMDSVLEKYNTSSMEDLYLLASTLKFMTCSMLQAIRVLRNWNWHEAGGDVRACKEYKAMMDVVQRFEQFNIHMPCQSFLRDRMESYPHRSKWMLMHFSGLLSVSFALKLDFLVKDSIFGMVISMYLFILEGGDLEALGDSVGHSENTSSSILSSGSKNLAASGKADKTAVDRKQSGAVALKFHKNRTLYLGYV